The following coding sequences lie in one Arabidopsis thaliana chromosome 3, partial sequence genomic window:
- a CDS encoding BSD domain-containing protein (BSD domain-containing protein; FUNCTIONS IN: molecular_function unknown; INVOLVED IN: biological_process unknown; LOCATED IN: cellular_component unknown; EXPRESSED IN: cultured cell; CONTAINS InterPro DOMAIN/s: BSD (InterPro:IPR005607); BEST Arabidopsis thaliana protein match is: BSD domain-containing protein (TAIR:AT5G65910.1); Has 225 Blast hits to 208 proteins in 30 species: Archae - 0; Bacteria - 0; Metazoa - 15; Fungi - 3; Plants - 201; Viruses - 2; Other Eukaryotes - 4 (source: NCBI BLink).), producing the protein MAWLARSIANSLKIDEEEYDQKETIKTNSIENSGSDQPSSPSVLQTQSPRGVKEDISELTKTLRSQLWGVASFLAPPPSSSDTADHVDEETRKSSDLAEGDEDLIAGIRNDFVEIGGRFKTGISKLSGNLPVSKFTNMASNFLQLGSEGVDSKNRDVAIGNAIGVTEEVVLFARDLALHPETWLDFPFPDEDDNFDDFEMTDAQYEHALAVENLASSLAALRIELCPAYMSEYCFWRIYFVLVHPIFSKHDALTLSTPQVLESRALLSHELLRKRNKDTVVVPESSDRGADSENVEPLFQPTNPSPKSEPEPVKTITVETIHSAERSEFETEKHTVETKEVQVVDKPVIEERPAPAYHDKPVQSLVTGSSPRVIDVQVDDDADDWLKDEDNAGTVSATTNHLVQDVDEDVSFSDLEEDDDDVPVSYKK; encoded by the exons ATGGCATGGCTTGCTAGATCCATTGCGAATTCTCTGAAGATCGATGAGGAAGAATATGATCAAAAGGAAACGATTAAGACCAATTCGATTGAAAATTCCGGCTCAGATCAACCGTCTTCGCCATCGGTGTTGCAAACACAGTCTCCACGAGGCGTGAAGGAAGACATCTCTGAACTCACCAAGACCTTAAGAAGTCAGCTATGGGGCGTTGCTTCTTTCCTCGCGCcacctccttcttcttccgatACGGCGGATCATGTGGATGAGGAGACTCGGAAGTCATCGGATCTCGCGGAAGGTGATGAGGATCTGATTGCTGGAATCAGGAACGATTTCGTTGAGATCGGAGGTAGATTTAAGACTGGGATCTCGAAACTCTCTGGAAACTTACCGGTATCGAAGTTTACAAATATGGCTTCGAATTTCTTGCAATTGGGATCGGAAGGTGTGGATTCGAAGAACCGTGATGTTGCGATTGGAAATGCAATTGGTGTGACGGAGGAAGTAGTTTTGTTTGCTAGAGATCTTGCTCTGCATCCTGAGACTTGGCTTGATTTTCCTTTTCCTGACGAGGATGATAACTTTGATG ACTTTGAAATGACTGATGCCCAATATGAGCATGCGTTGGCTGTGGAGAATCTTGCATCGAGTCTGGCTGCTTTGAGGATTGAGCTTTGTCCTGCGTACATGAGCGAGTATTGCTTCTGGAGGATTTACTTTGTACTTGTGCATCCTATATTCAGCAAACATGATGCCTTGACTCTCTCAACTCCTCAG GTACTTGAATCAAGAGCACTATTATCTCACGAGCTGTTGcgtaagagaaacaaagatacaGTAGTGGTGCCAGAGAGTAGTGATAGAGGAGCTGATAGTGAAAATGTGGAACCTCTTTTTCAACCTACTAATCCTTCACCCAAATCAGAACCAGAACCTGTGAAAACGATCACTGTCGAAACAATACATTCGGCTGAGAGATCTGAGTTTGAGACAGAGAAGCACACAGTCGAGACCAAGGAGGTACAAGTTGTTGATAAGCCTGTCATCGAAGAAAGACCAGCACCAGCGTACCATGACAAGCCGGTGCAGAGCCTAGTCACTGGTTCTTCACCTAGAGTTATTGATGTTCAAGTGgatgatgatgctgatgattGGTTGAAGGATGAAGATAATGCAGGAACTGTTAGTGCCACCACCAACCATCTTGTGCaggatgttgatgaagatgtGTCGTTCAGTGATcttgaagaagacgacgatgatgTGCCTGTAAGTTACAAGAAATAA
- a CDS encoding Carbohydrate-binding protein (Carbohydrate-binding protein; FUNCTIONS IN: ATP binding; INVOLVED IN: biological_process unknown; EXPRESSED IN: 21 plant structures; EXPRESSED DURING: 11 growth stages; CONTAINS InterPro DOMAIN/s: ATPase-like, ATP-binding domain (InterPro:IPR003594); BEST Arabidopsis thaliana protein match is: Carbohydrate-binding protein (TAIR:AT1G10150.1); Has 109 Blast hits to 107 proteins in 18 species: Archae - 0; Bacteria - 0; Metazoa - 0; Fungi - 0; Plants - 109; Viruses - 0; Other Eukaryotes - 0 (source: NCBI BLink).) encodes MDKLGLSKRGYFDFALKNKKWILLAVSGYGAFRVYHSPSISQKRKRISKLFTLLLNLIEAASDSAETVSVISKDLTEFLRSDSDQIPNSLKQISKIAKSDELNSSLIRFTQAMTVGLIRGIDDGSGSGFTDRVMDKLFTKSGSGFASAIVGSFARNLVVALYSSAGDGSNSKLLDAVFSDDGRRLIGDCVQRFVSTAVSVYLDKTSDVNVFDDLFAGLTNPKHEGKVKQTLVTLCNSAVETFVRASRKPVQLNRSSSCQDSSQTLTVGSTKQATWIDRVSSSLSVPSNRKYVVDLTGRVTFETVRSLLEVLIERANGKVESYVEKVRERGNETRRFVRVKTSLLHSLCLSLCLQIVEAPWMLTPRN; translated from the coding sequence ATGGATAAGTTAGGGTTGAGCAAAAGGGGTTATTTTGATTTCGctctcaagaacaaaaaatggaTATTATTAGCAGTAAGTGGTTACGGTgcttttagggtttatcatTCTCCTTCAATTTCCCAGAAACGGAAACGAATCTCTAAGCttttcactcttcttctcaatctcaTCGAAGCTGCTTCTGATTCCGCTGAAACCGTTAGTGTTATCTCCAAAGATCTAACAGAGTTTCTCAGATCCGATTCAGATCAAATCCCAAATAGTTTGAAGCAGATTTCCAAAATCGCGAAATCAGATGAGCTTAATTCTTCTTTGATCCGATTCACTCAAGCTATGACCGTTGGATTGATCCGTGGAATTGATGATGGATCCGGGTCGGGTTTTACTGATCGGGTTATGGATAAGCTCTTTACGAAATCCGGGTCGGGTTTTGCTTCGGCGATTGTTGGTAGCTTTGCGAGGAACTTAGTCGTTGCGCTTTATTCCTCCGCCGGCGATGGATCGAATTCGAAATTGCTCGACGCGGTTTTCTCTGATGATGGGAGGAGATTGATCGGCGATTGCGTTCAGCGTTTCGTGAGTACTGCGGTTTCGGTTTATCTCGATAAGACGAGCGATGTTAACGTATTCGACGATTTATTCGCCGGTTTAACCAATCCGAAACATGAAGGAAAGGTTAAGCAAACGCTTGTAACGCTATGTAACAGCGCGGTTGAGACGTTTGTAAGAGCGTCGCGGAAACCGGTTCAATTGAACCGGTCATCGTCATGTCAAGATTCGTCTCAAACGCTGACCGTTGGATCAACGAAACAAGCGACGTGGATCGATCGGGTGTCGTCGTCGTTATCGGTACCGAGTAACCGGAAATATGTGGTGGATTTAACCGGGCGGGTAACGTTTGAGACGGTTAGATCGTTGTTAGAAGTGTTGATTGAGAGAGCAAATGGTAAAGTGGAGAGTTATGtggagaaagtgagagagagaggaaatgAGACAAGGAGATTTGTGAGAGTTAAAACATCACTTCTTCATAGTTTATGTTTGTCTCTCTGTTTACAGATTGTTGAAGCTCCATGGATGCTGACTCCAAGAAACTGA
- a CDS encoding Tetratricopeptide repeat (TPR)-like superfamily protein (Tetratricopeptide repeat (TPR)-like superfamily protein; FUNCTIONS IN: binding; INVOLVED IN: biological_process unknown; EXPRESSED IN: 18 plant structures; EXPRESSED DURING: 11 growth stages; CONTAINS InterPro DOMAIN/s: Pentatricopeptide repeat (InterPro:IPR002885), Tetratricopeptide-like helical (InterPro:IPR011990); BEST Arabidopsis thaliana protein match is: Pentatricopeptide repeat (PPR) superfamily protein (TAIR:AT3G02010.1); Has 46649 Blast hits to 13426 proteins in 218 species: Archae - 0; Bacteria - 21; Metazoa - 50; Fungi - 114; Plants - 45895; Viruses - 0; Other Eukaryotes - 569 (source: NCBI BLink).) has protein sequence MRKALCLTESLSAIAENSTTLLNLNRRLTGLTRSGENRNALKLFADVHRCTTLRPDQYSVSLAITTARHLRDTIFGGQVHCYAIRSGLLCHSHVSNTLLSLYERLGNLASLKKKFDEIDEPDVYSWTTLLSASFKLGDIEYAFEVFDKMPERDDVAIWNAMITGCKESGYHETSVELFREMHKLGVRHDKFGFATILSMCDYGSLDFGKQVHSLVIKAGFFIASSVVNALITMYFNCQVVVDACLVFEETDVAVRDQVTFNVVIDGLAGFKRDESLLVFRKMLEASLRPTDLTFVSVMGSCSCAAMGHQVHGLAIKTGYEKYTLVSNATMTMYSSFEDFGAAHKVFESLEEKDLVTWNTMISSYNQAKLGKSAMSVYKRMHIIGVKPDEFTFGSLLATSLDLDVLEMVQACIIKFGLSSKIEISNALISAYSKNGQIEKADLLFERSLRKNLISWNAIISGFYHNGFPFEGLERFSCLLESEVRILPDAYTLSTLLSICVSTSSLMLGSQTHAYVLRHGQFKETLIGNALINMYSQCGTIQNSLEVFNQMSEKDVVSWNSLISAYSRHGEGENAVNTYKTMQDEGKVIPDAATFSAVLSACSHAGLVEEGLEIFNSMVEFHGVIRNVDHFSCLVDLLGRAGHLDEAESLVKISEKTIGSRVDVWWALFSACAAHGDLKLGKMVAKLLMEKEKDDPSVYVQLSNIYAGAGMWKEAEETRRAINMIGAMKQRGCSWMRL, from the coding sequence ATGAGAAAAGCTCTATGTTTAACAGAGAGTTTATCAGCCATAGCAGAAAACTCTACCACGTTGCTCAATTTAAACCGGAGACTAACGGGTCTCACTCGTTCCGGCGAGAACAGAAACGCTCTCAAGCTCTTCGCCGATGTTCACCGTTGCACAACTCTGAGACCAGACCAGTACAGTGTCTCGTTAGCTATTACTACAGCTAGGCACCTCCGTGATACTATCTTTGGTGGTCAGGTTCATTGCTATGCGATTCGCTCTGGTTTATTGTGTCACTCTCACGTTTCCAATACGCTTCTTTCGCTATATGAGAGATTAGGGAACTTAGCttcgttgaagaagaagttcgaCGAGATTGATGAACCTGATGTTTATTCATGGACGACGCTTCTGAGTGCAAGTTTTAAGCTTGGTGATATAGAGTATGCCTTTGAGGTGTTTGATAAAATGCCTGAGAGAGATGATGTTGCGATTTGGAATGCTATGATTACTGGTTGCAAAGAGAGTGGGTATCACGAAACGAGTGTTGAGTTGTTTCGAGAAATGCATAAGCTTGGTGTTCGACATGATAAGTTTGGGTTTGCTACTATTTTGAGTATGTGTGACTATGgttctttggattttggtaAGCAGGTGCATTCGCTGGTTATAAAAGCTGGATTTTTTATTGCTTCATCTGTTGTGAATGCACTAATTACAATGTATTTCAATTGCCAAGTGGTTGTTGATGCTTGTCTGGTGTTTGAAGAAACTGATGTTGCTGTTCGTGATCAGGTTACTTTTAATGTGGTTATTGATGGTTTGGCTGGTTTCAAAAGAGACGAGTCTTTGTTGGTGTTTAGAAAAATGCTAGAAGCTAGTCTTAGACCAACCGATTTGACCTTTGTTAGTGTTATGGGTTCATGTTCATGTGCGGCTATGGGACACCAAGTACATGGACTAGCCATCAAGACAGGTTATGAGAAGTATACTTTGGTTAGCAATGCCACTATGACAATGTATTCTTCTTTTGAAGATTTTGGTGCGGCTCATAAGGTTTTTGAGTCATTGGAAGAGAAAGACTTGGTTACTTGGAACACAATGATCTCAAGTTATAACCAAGCGAAATTGGGCAAGTCTGCGATGTCGGTATACAAGAGAATGCACATAATAGGAGTTAAACCGGATGAGTTTACTTTTGGAAGTCTTTTAGCAACCTCTCTGGATTTAGATGTCCTGGAGATGGTTCAAGCGTGTATAATCAAGTTTGGGCTTAGTTCAAAGATTGAAATTTCCAATGCGTTGATATCTGCCTACTCGAAGAATGGACAGATAGAAAAAGCTGACCTATTATTTGAAAGATCTCTGAGGAAGAATCTTATCTCATGGAATGCGATAATCTCAGGGTTTTACCATAACGGGTTTCCTTTTGAAGGTTTGGAAAGGTTCTCGTGCTTGCTAGAGTCAGAGGTCCGAATCCTACCTGATGCTTATACTCTCAGTACCCTTTTGAGCATTTGCGTAAGCACTTCATCTTTGATGCTCGGAAGCCAAACTCACGCTTACGTCCTTAGACACGGCCAATTCAAGGAGACATTGATAGGTAATGCCCTCATAAACATGTACTCTCAATGCGGGACTATACAAAACTCTCTTGAAGTGTTCAATCAGATGTCTGAAAAAGATGTTGTGTCATGGAATTCTCTGATCTCTGCATACTCGAGACACGGTGAAGGAGAGAACGCGGTTAATACCTACAAGACAATGCAAGATGAAGGAAAGGTCATTCCCGATGCAGCCACATTCTCAGCGGTTCTCTCTGCTTGCAGCCACGCCGGTTTAGTGGAAGAGGGACTCGAGATTTTCAACTCAATGGTGGAATTTCACGGTGTGATACGAAATGTAGATCATTTTTCATGCTTAGTTGACCTTCTTGGTCGAGCGGGCCACCTCGATGAAGCGGAAAGCTTGGTGAAAATCAGCGAAAAGACCATCGGGTCTCGGGTAGATGTGTGGTGGGCTTTGTTTAGTGCTTGTGCTGCTCATGGAGATTTGAAGCTAGGGAAGATGGTTGCGAAGTTACtaatggagaaagagaaggatgaTCCATCAGTTTATGTTCAACTGTCCAATATCTACGCAGGAGCTGGTATGTggaaagaagcagaagagaCGAGAAGAGCCATAAACATGATTGGAGCTATGAAACAACGAGGTTGCAGCTGGATGAGATTGTAA
- the RLP44 gene encoding receptor like protein 44, with protein MTRSHRLLLLLLLIFQTAQRLTTADPNDEACLKNLRQNLEDPASNLRNWTNSVFSNPCSGFTSYLPGATCNNGRIYKLSLTNLSLRGSISPFLSNCTNLQSLDLSSNQISGVIPPEIQYLVNLAVLNLSSNHLSGEITPQLALCAYLNVIDLHDNELSGQIPQQLGLLARLSAFDVSNNKLSGDDDEE; from the exons atgacAAGGAGTCACCGGTTACTCCTTCTCCTTCTACTAATCTTCCAAACGGCACAACGTTTAACCACCGCCGATCCAAACGACGAAGCGTGTTTGAAAAACCTCCGGCAAAACTTAGAAGATCCGGCGAGTAATCTCCGTAACTGGACAAACTCCGTCTTCTCAAATCCATGCTCCGGCTTCACCTCATACCTCCCCGGAGCTACCTGTAACAACGGAAGAATCTACAAACTCTCACTCACAAACCTCTCTCTCCGCGGCTCAATCTCACCGTTTCTATCAAACTGTACAAATCTCCAATCCCTAGATCTATCATCAAACCAGATCTCCGGCGTAATCCCACCGGAGATTCAGTATCTCGTTAACCTCGCCGTACTAAACCTCTCATCGAATCATCTCTCCGGCGAAATCACTCCGCAGCTCGCTCTTTGCGCTTACTTAAACGTAATCGATCTCCACGATAACGAATTATCCGGTCAGATTCCGCAGCAATTAGGTCTATTAGCGAGGCTCTCGGCGTTTGATGTGTCGAATAACAAACTTTCCG gagatgatgatgaagagtaA
- a CDS encoding uncharacterized protein (unknown protein; Has 30201 Blast hits to 17322 proteins in 780 species: Archae - 12; Bacteria - 1396; Metazoa - 17338; Fungi - 3422; Plants - 5037; Viruses - 0; Other Eukaryotes - 2996 (source: NCBI BLink).), whose translation MDNGGGYFLTNERKTKQKIRFEHEIGARHVDGEVLTPWKRRAVAYLVSQIFHFSPPIESSIPRGNTWQLLLFFRAPPISSY comes from the coding sequence ATGGATAATGGCGGTGGCTATTTTCTTACGAATGAAAGGAAGACGAAGCAAAAAATTAGGTTTGAACATGAAATCGGAGCCAGACACGTGGATGGTGAGGTGCTAACGCCTTGGAAGAGGCGAGCCGTCGCGTATCTTGTAAGtcagatttttcatttttcaccGCCAATAGAGAGTTCTATTCCACGTGGTAACACGTggcagcttcttctttttttccggGCTCCTCCAATCTCTTCATATTAA
- a CDS encoding uncharacterized protein (unknown protein; Has 6 Blast hits to 6 proteins in 3 species: Archae - 0; Bacteria - 0; Metazoa - 1; Fungi - 0; Plants - 5; Viruses - 0; Other Eukaryotes - 0 (source: NCBI BLink).) — MCKIEDREDPRPYYFYSISEPVEVEEEEEEESESDGEFVADLEPGHQLNPLTLEMSLEKFEESIWNAIEYVKDTEGLGRSCADLLEYVESIYECFYKIDKRWKEVGDSKGFSLQPSTLGELTFDELQSFTLDLLKKEVDDYYNALCDFVKPFPLSPDREKELEKLRRAINHHGIQLGPASYETTEPDEDE, encoded by the exons ATGTGTAAAATCGAAGACCGCGAAGATCCTCGTCCTTATTACTTCTACTCCATATCGGAGCCAGtggaagtagaagaagaagaggaggaggagtcCGAGTCCGATGGTGAGTTTGTCGCCGATCTGGAGCCTGGTCATCAACTAAACCCATTAACTCTAGAGATGTCTCTTGAAAAGTTTGAAGAAAGTATTTGGAATGCAATAGAATACGTCAAGGACACG GAAGGACTTGGTCGTTCCTGTGCTGATCTTCTAGAATATGTTGAAAGTATTTATGAGTGCTTTTATAAGATTGATAAAAGGTGGAAGGAAGTTGGTGATTCTAAAGGATTCTCCCTACAACCTTCTACACTTGGAGAATTAACATTTGACGAACTGCAAAGTTTTACCCTAGATCTACTAAAAAAGGAGGTAGATGATTACTATAATGCTCTTTGCGATTTTGTGAAGCCTTTTCCGCTTTCGCCTGATAGGGAGAAAGAACTCGAGAAGTTGAGGCGTGCTATAAATCATCATGGTATCCAGTTGGGACCTGCTTCTTACGAGACTACTGAACCCGATGAGGACGAGTGA
- the bZIP5 gene encoding basic leucine-zipper 5 (basic leucine-zipper 5 (bZIP5); FUNCTIONS IN: DNA binding, sequence-specific DNA binding transcription factor activity; INVOLVED IN: regulation of transcription, DNA-dependent; LOCATED IN: nucleus; EXPRESSED IN: root stele, pericycle, root, primary root elongation zone, primary root differentiation zone; CONTAINS InterPro DOMAIN/s: Basic-leucine zipper (bZIP) transcription factor (InterPro:IPR004827), Basic leucine zipper (InterPro:IPR011700); BEST Arabidopsis thaliana protein match is: basic leucine-zipper 6 (TAIR:AT2G22850.2); Has 1431 Blast hits to 1431 proteins in 107 species: Archae - 0; Bacteria - 0; Metazoa - 71; Fungi - 4; Plants - 1340; Viruses - 0; Other Eukaryotes - 16 (source: NCBI BLink).), with protein MMSTISPVFSTEPGLLTSVLPAFETSFTPWDISHLFSVFDSLIDPKPVSTHDYGSVNQIGSDMSPTDNTDERKKKRKLSNRESAKRSREKKQKHLEEMSIQLNQLKIQNQELKNQLRYVLYHCQRTKMENDRLLMEHRILHDKLLNIRQVLMFRQT; from the coding sequence ATGATGTCTACTATTTCCCCGGTTTTCTCAACCGAACCGGGTCTATTAACCTCTGTCCTCCCAGCTTTTGAAACCAGTTTCACTCCATGGGACATTTCACACCTCTTCTCGGTCTTCGATTCATTAATCGATCCAAAACCGGTTTCGACCCATGACTATGGTTCAGTAAACCAGATCGGTTCAGACATGTCTCCGACCGACAATACCGACGAGCGGAAAAAGAAACGGAAATTATCGAACCGGGAATCGGCTAAGCGgtcaagagagaagaaacaaaagcactTGGAGGAGATGAGTATCCAGCTAAACCAACTCAAAATTCAGAACCAAGAATTGAAGAACCAGCTTCGGTACGTTTTATACCATTGTCAACGAACGAAGATGGAAAATGATCGTCTACTTATGGAGCACCGTATACTGCATGATAAGTTGTTGAACATCAGACAAGTTTTGATGTTTCGTCAAACCTAA
- the PSK4 gene encoding phytosulfokine 4 precursor (phytosulfokine 4 precursor (PSK4); FUNCTIONS IN: growth factor activity; INVOLVED IN: cell proliferation, cell differentiation, response to wounding, organ morphogenesis; LOCATED IN: extracellular matrix; EXPRESSED IN: 25 plant structures; EXPRESSED DURING: 10 growth stages; CONTAINS InterPro DOMAIN/s: Phytosulfokine (InterPro:IPR009438); BEST Arabidopsis thaliana protein match is: phytosulfokine 5 precursor (TAIR:AT5G65870.1); Has 142 Blast hits to 142 proteins in 25 species: Archae - 0; Bacteria - 0; Metazoa - 0; Fungi - 0; Plants - 142; Viruses - 0; Other Eukaryotes - 0 (source: NCBI BLink).), with amino-acid sequence MGKFTTIFIMALLLCSTLTYAARLTPTTTTALSRENSVKEIEGDKVEEESCNGIGEEECLIRRSLVLHTDYIYTQNHKP; translated from the exons ATGGGTAAGTTCACAACCATTTTCATCATGGCTCTCCTTCTTTGCTCTACGCTAACCTACGCAGCAAGGCTGACTCCGACGACAACCACCGCTTTGTCCAGAGAAAACTCCGTCAAG GAAATTGAAGGAGAcaaggttgaagaagaaagctgcaacggaattggagaagaagaatgtttgATAAGACGAAGCCTTGTTCTTCACACCGATTACATTTATACTCAGAATCACAAGCCCTAA
- the RLP44 gene encoding receptor like protein 44 (receptor like protein 44 (RLP44); INVOLVED IN: signal transduction; LOCATED IN: plasma membrane; EXPRESSED IN: 21 plant structures; EXPRESSED DURING: 13 growth stages; CONTAINS InterPro DOMAIN/s: Leucine-rich repeat (InterPro:IPR001611); BEST Arabidopsis thaliana protein match is: receptor like protein 57 (TAIR:AT5G65830.1); Has 65414 Blast hits to 15809 proteins in 634 species: Archae - 17; Bacteria - 2183; Metazoa - 2191; Fungi - 213; Plants - 57499; Viruses - 0; Other Eukaryotes - 3311 (source: NCBI BLink).), whose amino-acid sequence MTRSHRLLLLLLLIFQTAQRLTTADPNDEACLKNLRQNLEDPASNLRNWTNSVFSNPCSGFTSYLPGATCNNGRIYKLSLTNLSLRGSISPFLSNCTNLQSLDLSSNQISGVIPPEIQYLVNLAVLNLSSNHLSGEITPQLALCAYLNVIDLHDNELSGQIPQQLGLLARLSAFDVSNNKLSGQIPTYLSNRTGNFPRFNASSFIGNKGLYGYPLQEMMMKSKGLSVMAIVGIGLGSGIASLMISFTGVCLWLRITEKKIVEEEGKISQSMPDY is encoded by the coding sequence atgacAAGGAGTCACCGGTTACTCCTTCTCCTTCTACTAATCTTCCAAACGGCACAACGTTTAACCACCGCCGATCCAAACGACGAAGCGTGTTTGAAAAACCTCCGGCAAAACTTAGAAGATCCGGCGAGTAATCTCCGTAACTGGACAAACTCCGTCTTCTCAAATCCATGCTCCGGCTTCACCTCATACCTCCCCGGAGCTACCTGTAACAACGGAAGAATCTACAAACTCTCACTCACAAACCTCTCTCTCCGCGGCTCAATCTCACCGTTTCTATCAAACTGTACAAATCTCCAATCCCTAGATCTATCATCAAACCAGATCTCCGGCGTAATCCCACCGGAGATTCAGTATCTCGTTAACCTCGCCGTACTAAACCTCTCATCGAATCATCTCTCCGGCGAAATCACTCCGCAGCTCGCTCTTTGCGCTTACTTAAACGTAATCGATCTCCACGATAACGAATTATCCGGTCAGATTCCGCAGCAATTAGGTCTATTAGCGAGGCTCTCGGCGTTTGATGTGTCGAATAACAAACTTTCCGGTCAGATTCCGACGTATTTGTCGAATAGGACTGGGAATTTCCCGAGGTTTAACGCGAGTTCGTTTATAGGGAATAAAGGATTGTATGGTTATCCGTTgcaggagatgatgatgaagagtaAAGGTTTGTCTGTGATGGCCATTGTTGGGATTGGACTTGGGAGTGGAATCGCGAGCTTGATGATTAGTTTTACTGGTGTTTGTTTATGGTTGAGGATTactgagaagaagattgttgaagaagaaggtaagaTTAGTCAATCTATGCCTGATTACTAA
- a CDS encoding uncharacterized protein (unknown protein; Has 30201 Blast hits to 17322 proteins in 780 species: Archae - 12; Bacteria - 1396; Metazoa - 17338; Fungi - 3422; Plants - 5037; Viruses - 0; Other Eukaryotes - 2996 (source: NCBI BLink).), producing MRNNNYGNYNIVGTNGYRGIFFERQVDPNTDLGTFMPVDLSDRLNAAFCVFTAFVWT from the coding sequence AtgagaaataataattatggAAATTATAATATTGTTGGTACTAACGGATATCGCGGGATTTTTTTTGAGAGACAAGTGGACCCTAATACTGATTTGGGTACGTTTATGCCAGTGGATTTGTCAGATAGATTAAACGCTGCGTTTTGTGTTTTTACAGCCTTTGTTTGGACATAA